The genomic DNA atatattttacatacacattatctactacaaatgtgtaaatatgcacatatattttagttaatcacgatattttaaaaatttcaagtcaaaCCCCTTAAACAATGTTTTGTTCAATCGATTATTGACAAAACCttcttttatttaatagttttataatGCCAACTACTATTTTTCGACTGGCTCATCAAAGATCATATCAACAAGATCCTTTTTAGTAACATTCTCACTATCAATACGTAATGGTGTTTTCCAGCGCATCAAAGTAGGCACCCAAACCATTTTTAGCCTCGGATCGGTGCGGAAAGGACAATTCGGATCCTTCCAACTAAAATGAGAGCATTAATTTGCCATAAAATATAGCAAGCTAAACGACACGCATAAGTGGACATTTGTTGAAACAGAACGCAACAATTTTGTTAGTTCAAGTAATTAGTTGTTGACACTGCGATTATTTATCCCAtgatagttaaatatttttgccagTTATCTTGCTATAAAATGTTAATCAGTTAAGTTATGATATTTGTAAACATATGACTTGATACAAAAGTAAAGAGCACACATAAGAATGTTCCAGGATGTACATAGTTTACAATTTAGTGCTTTGACAAATTCACCACAAATTCAAATCTCCTCTAATTGAccctattttatttattcttgtaCTATACATATACGCTTAAGAGCAGCTAAGGCGCTTTTTTTCTTAGATACAGAAAAGATAATCACAACAATGAATCATGATAAAGAAGTATGACTTAACATTTCTTAAGCAACTTCTtttacatataagtacatatgtatttatagataTATCGTATACTTACTATGCACGCTCACCAACATCCACGTGAATGAAATGCGATTTTTCCGCAGCTTTGGGTAGTGCGTCATGCACAACCGGCTCAGCTATAAGTGCAGAATTAAAGTGTTAAAGCATATTCTTTCTAAAGTAAATTAAACTCAATTTACCTTTCACACAATAAGGGCACCAGCTCTGTCCATTCTCATCCTTGCCACCGCTAAAGAGCACATGAATAGGTTGTCCATCGGCATTCGATTCCAATTCCTCTACCAATTTGGTAAACTCGTCATAACCCTTAACATTGTGTTGGATAACCATTGTTTTATTGCTATTGTCTACACTGTTTGCTAGTTGTGCAGCTGAAGTTGAGAGACGTTGTGAAATCGTTGAAGTATTCAACGATttaattatattctgtagcagaCGCGTTTTGACAAACAATTGCTTGACGTACAAGCAGAGATAAAAAAATCAAGTATGTTCACCGcccgtaaaaaaataaaatgtgtgaTAAGCAAAGCAAATTCCAGAAAATATTTGGTGGTGTTGCCAAACGGTCGAGAAAATGTAATGATTTTATAATGAGTGTATTCACGAAGAATCCGTTTAAGTGGTGATTCGGTATTTCCTACTACTatactattttaatttaatactctgttttttcttgtgaaataacaagaaaaacattTGGCCTGTAACTTGACTGCTGGTATCCACTGGCTAGCAGGGAGAAGAAAATTGACTTCTCACAAAGaacgaaaaaattaagaatCGTAAAACCACTAGAAACTAGAAAGGAAATaacaacatttaatttttacaatcaCTTCATAtcaacacttaaaaattaatcaattgaaattttattttcacaatttaaaactattaaaacaaACCAAATCAAAATTGAATACGTCAAATATcgcttgtatacatatgtgctgTATCAGTTGTTTTTTTCATATGGCAGTAGCTATTTTCTGCTAGTATAAATTTCACTAGCAGTACCTAGCAGCTCTCTCAGCTTTTTACGCTCTCAACTTTTGCTAATTTCTGCTGGTTTTTTAGGTTAAGAAACACTTTTCCAGCAGAAACTTTGTCAGCTAACGATAGTTAGCAGTTAATATACAGGCCTATTATATTCTCaatgtgaaaaatttattggggTTATTCGCACAATAATACTAcaaaaatgagaaatgagtGTTGGCAACTCTATATGTAACtgtcaaaaacatttaaaacacACTTGACAGTGTCATCATTTATCAAGTATTCTTTTTGCCTTTCACcgattttaaactaaaattgtatgtcaataaaGAAGATTTGTAATGTCCATAGGAATTTTTATAGGATACGATAAGTATCTTTAAAAATCACATCACCTTTTCTTAAAgttgatttaaaattataataatagaaatcTTTGTGGTTTTCAGCCCCTTGTATGTGGCTtattgttgtcacttttattttcTGTATCACAgtagtataaaaattaacatttcgtctacatattttaaataatgattCAAACAAAAACACTAATTAGACAATGATCGTTCAAACTGTGTCATTAACATAGTAGCAActatttccaaaaatagttataagctcttaaaattaaaatttagtattCATTTATTCTACACCAGTACACCTATTagttcttctttttcttcttttcctGACCTAAACCTTGTGATTCTTGATATTGGCGCACTATTTGTTCTTGAACATCTGGTAGGCAAGGAGCATAACGAGAGTATTCCATGGTGAACTCGCCTTTGCCTTGCGTACTCGAACTGTTAAATAGAAAGTAACAATTTATAGAAACTACCATTTACAAACACATTAATCTCCTACCGCAATTCGCCCGCATAACCGAACATATCGTTTAGTGGTACTTCTGCGTATACGGTAAACCAGCCCTCTGCTCCGTCAGTGCCTGTAATAATACCATGACGTTTGCTCAATTGTCCCATGACCGCACCTTGGAACTCTTCTGGTGCCGTTACTTCCACCATCATTATAGGTTCTAAAATTTGCCATGAGCCACTTTGGAATACATCTTTTACAGCACCATGTGCCGCCATCATGAAGGCCAATTCACTCGAATCCACTATATGATGACCACCATCTTGTAGGCGGAAACGTATGCCCGACAATTTGTGTCCCGAGAGCATACCACGTTCAGCCATTTCACGAAAACCCTTCTCAACACCAGGCACAAATTGTTTAGGTACATTTGTGCCCATAGTGTCATCGACGAATTCAAGCACCGTATTTTGATCAGATGGCAATGGTTCCATAACACCGATAATACGCGCATACTGACCTGAACCGCCAGATtgttttttgtgtaaataatcGAATTCGCAGGCGCTCACAAGTGTTTCACGGAAAGCTACCTTTGGCTTACCCAGAGTTACGGGACAACCATATTCACGTTCCATACGTTGCGCGTAAATTTCCAAATGTAATTCACCTGCCGGTcgaaatgtatattaaaattgatgtttttgacaaaaaaaaaaaaatgtattaacttACCCATTCCTGATACCAGTGTTTCTTTTACATCTGGATCATAGAAGAAGTGGAATGTAGGATCCTCTTTGGTGAAACGCGCCACAGCTTTAGCGAAATTGTCTCGGTCCTTAGCATTATTCGGTTTGATAGCCATTGACACAACAGGTTCTGGCACAAAAATAGACTCCATTGAAATGTTACCTTTAGGATCGGTGATAAATGTGTCACCAGAAGCGCAGTCGACACCAAATAGCGCAAATATGTCGCCAGCATAAACTTCGTTCACATCTTCCATATTATTCGAGTGTAGACGCACCAAACGTGCTACACGCACTTTCTTATTAGTACGTGCATTGAAGATGTTATCGCCCTTTTGCAGCTTGCCTTGGTAGCAACGCAAATAGGTGAGCTGACCGAAACGGCCAGCTTCCAATTTAAAAGCCAAACTGACGAAAGGGTCCTTGCCGTCACGTGCGGGATTGAGCACGACTTTTTCGGGTTCCTCGGCTTCTTTTTCAATGAAAGCAACATTTTCTACTTCGCCAGGATTTGGCAAATAATCGAGCACACCATCTAGCAGCGGTTGTACACCTTTATTTTTCAATGCAGTGCCCACCATAACAGGTGTAAAAGTGCGGTTAATGCACGTACGTCGTATAGCGCTCTACAacagtaaacaaattttgttcaaaaacttcaaaacattaaataattcCACTTTACGCACCTTTATATCGGCTTCAGTTGGTGTTTTTTCCTCCAGAAATAGTTCACCCAGTTTTTCGTCTACATTTGAAAGATGTTCGATAAGCTCTTGACGACGATCGACTGATTCTGCCCGCATATCTTTCGGTATCTCATCATAACGTAGTTCCATACCGTGGTTGCCTTCGAAATAAATCGCTCTCTCAGTTACCAAATCGATGATACCCTTGCAATTGCTCTCCACACCGATTGGCAACTGTATGAAAGCTGCATTGTGATTCATTTTTGAACGCATATGCGAAAGCACACGATAAGGATTAGCACCCATACGATCCAATTTGTTGATGAAGGCCAAACATGGTACATTGTAACGTTTCATTTGCCTATTCACAGTGAGTGTTTGACTCTGGACGCCACCCACAGCGCATAGCACCAGCACAGCACCATCCAAAACACGCAGCGCACGTTCTACTTCCACTGTGAAATCCACGTGACCGGGTGTGTCAATGATATTAATGTTGTAATCCTTCCAAATGGTATAAGTGGCTGCCGATTGTATAGTTATACCACGTTGACGCTCCAACTCCATCGAATCCATAGTAGCACCAACATTGTCCTTGCCGCGTACCTCATGCATCTGTGCAATGCGACCGGTATAAAATAGTATACGTTCGGTAAGCGTAGTTTTGCCGCTGTCTATGTGTGCCGAAATACCAATATTACGTATTCTCTCAATCGGTTTGTGTTCAGAATATTTCAGATGTGTACAATAGCCACACTGTAGGTTTTcattgaaaagaaaagaaataaaaatttaaaacatgaaaattACATAACCTAATGTTGGATTTGTAACATCCAAATTTTATAGcacatttatatttacacaaatttacTCACCTGCTGTAACGTCTTAAGTGCACCAATGCGTTTAGGCAAATTCGAGGCGATAATACGCGTAAAAATAGTCATTTTAACTACTTTAAATAAGACTTTTTATGTTGTTGTCTATTGTTGGTTGCCCCTCCTGGTATCAGCCAAATACGAAAAGAACATTTCAAAACATGCTTTGCTAACAGCTGTCTAATTGGGggatgaaataaaacaaaatatataaaatatttggagaGATATCACCAACACAGGGTGTTTATGGTGAATTAGAATTTCGTGCGCAGACCTTTGTAATTAAACAGAATTGAACAAATTGGGGAAATTATTccaaaagttgaaaatttcaataataatatacgATTAATTCCGAAGCATCACTCAACCCCGTCATCGGTCGAATCGAAGGTTGTAACCTTGTTGTGAATTTCCTAATTATTCAAATTTGAGCGCTTTATTGTGTACATTttctttatacacatacatacataagtccGCTGAAGAGGAGTTGTCACTCTTAATCATCCTATTTCCCAGTGAAATTTGGTACAATTTATTGTAAGTGTCTGTGCTCGGCTTTTTTATCCCAGTCGTGGATCataatttcaaatttgtaaGAAAAGATATTTATAGATCCTTTTGTCCAGTTTTGACCCCCAATTTCTTATTCTTtgtctatgtacatacattctgCAGAgaattttacattctctgcatTCTGGTTGCATCTTAGTCAAACATTGCCAAactttgtaaacaattttttgctttgttttgatttctcatatttttactttattttgtataacttttgttttaaatgtAGGTACTATAGGAAagcttaattaataaattagggCATTTAAATCGTGGCTTGACGGACTTAGCAATTTCGTTTTTACCTAAAGTcctgttaaacaattttttttttatgttttgcttgTGCTTAACAATAGGAATGTTTATTAAGCTTagtagatatttgcatttaattatatttataattcataatttataataaaacattacataaatttttaattgtacattattataaaaattgtaaaatactcAAAATAATAACTTATTGGTGCAAAACTTtacaaacattttgaaaatttcctgaaaaagtttaaattttaaatgaagcttaaattaaaaaaattaataaaagcatTCAATCACGAGtaatcttttattttaaatggcaaaaatttaaaaagaataaaTCACATATGAAATtacttaataaattaattaatagtaaTGCGCAAAATTGccaaagataaaaaatatttaaattttattaccagAGTATTTGATTTTGGCAATTAATTCAGCCAAACTTAATTTAAATGCGTTATAggtacgcacacacacatacatacaaacatttacacatcgagatttcatataaaaattagcCTCTCCACTAACCTCAAAATTCCttaaacacaaataatttaattaattttataaatacatgaaCTAAAACTAATCAACAAGTTACTTTACATACACATCTACAAATACAAGTACATTATAAAATACtataagtaaacaaatttataaataagaaaACACTCCTACAACCCGGTatccttatataatatactctTAAACAGCGCCTAAGTCTTGCTCCTTCAAATTTAGTAGACTAGAAAATCGAAAAGAGATTGTTTTCGAGAAATGTTTCTCAAATTCCTCACTATCCAAATTATCGGGTATGAATGTCTTGTTGGTCATATCCACATAGGACCGTCCACGTTTCACTGGCACCGAATAATGCGCCACCAAGGCATCGCTGCTATCTTCACATCCACATCCATCACCGACGCCATAACCACCACCAGCTTTGCTGCCATTTTGACTATTCGACGCAATACTAGCGTTACATACGGACTTACGTATGTTTAATGGAAAACGCAAATCATTTTCATAACGTAACGTCTGCTCTGTAGTGGCGGCCTCGATAAGTGGACGCGGTACATCATAGCCAGGCGGTGGTGGTGTCTGTTGAAATTCCATGCTGAAATTTGTGGAGAATTCACGACTACTCGGACATTCTTGTGTGTCATAGCAAATTTTCGGTGTTTGCCAAAGATGATCCAACACGTCGGGCTCACCCAGCTGCTGGTCGAGGCATGCAGTTAAATCCTGTTGCGATGCGCCGGTAAGTTTGGCCTCATCCATGCAATACATGGGATTTGAAATGGCGCTCGACTCCATTTCGATATATTTGACATTATTGCCGAGTAACTTTTCGAATTGCGAAGCGAGATACTTGAAGGACGGACGTGAGTTTGGATCGTCGATCCAACATGTGCGCACAATGGAATAGCTGTGGGTGgtagaaaagaaatttttattcaatattaaaatttcatttaattttttttctgttgtttCTACACACATTTCTTCCGAACAATTTTCGGGTTTCTCCATGCGATAGCCGGTTTTCAATAAATGATAGAGATTCTGTGGTGGTATGCCGGGATATGGTGATGCGCCTAGCGTTATCAATTCCCAACAAAGCACACCAAAAGCCCACACATCGGATTTGGTGGTGTACACATGGTCTGCCAATGATTCGGGCGCCATccacttttaaaataaagcaaatcaTTTATTAGTTAGACATAGTTTTTATGTGTACGCGTTTAAATTACCTTCACGGGCACCCGGTCACGTGAACGTTTCAAATACGCATCGTCCTCATAGACATCACGTGTTAGTCCAAAATCTGATACTTTGCAAATTTTGCCGTCGGCCAGTAAGACATTACGTGCCGCTAAATCTCGATGTACTAGctggaagtaaaaaaaaaccgaGGAAAAGGATAAGAAAATCTCATAATGTAAAGAATTTATAGGTTTCAAGTATTATTAATTCAGTTCTAAAATATATCACAATACTTATATCCGAAGATTTCGTAATAGCCAGCTAGTACGTGGCTCTTAATGGCAACCTAATAAAGAGTTAATAGCTATTTAAGTATAAGTTGAGATTTTGCTCcaagaaaataaatgaaatcctctgtgtatgtgtgtgttgtaaCGGCAGAAAAtattcctgaagtaatttcgaggaatggtgccgtgttgacagtccttggccggataaaaatccgggtctgtTCGGTTACTTAGTTCCGACTGTCGAGGGAACGGCAATCCTCTCTTTAGCTTCGCttgaattttaagaaattattggCAGTTACTGCTTTGACTGTAGACCTTGAGTGGATGTCAAGAtcgacatacacacataaatataacttaatCTAAACTTGACTTTGTCAATTTGCCGATATTGAGGTTCCAATATAATTTACAGTTATCTTTTTACTGACTAGTTGTTCGTTTCtccttttaatattattatactaCTTACCTTTATCTCTGTCAAGTACGCCATACCCTTGCATATCTGCCATGCAAACGATAAAATATGTTTCACAGTTATCGGCTCCACACCGTCAGTAAAATCCACACCCGAACACTCGATTTTCCGACTCAAACGTAAATAACTGCGCAACGAGCCATATTTTGCATACTCAATGATAATCATTGGCGTCTCGCCTTTCGTGCAGGCGCCGAGTAACTTAATCACATTCGGATGTGAGACCTCCTGTAGCAATTGAAATTCCGACAACAATGCCATATACTCGACCGAATTGGCCCCATTCTTAAGCATCTTAACGGCCACCGTAGTTACACCGGTTATATCGGCAATATTAGTTGCATAACCTTTAATCACTTTACCGAACTCACCCTCACCGAGTACCACATCTAGCTGGAGCTTTGCACGATCGAACTCCCATTTTGAGTCGGCCGTATCGAATTTAGTCAAACCGCACTCCAACTGCATTAACGGTACATCGCCGTTACGTATATCACAATCACCGTTCGGTGATGGTTTTTGCGACAGCACCTCCTTTCCACGAGTACGTCGTATGAGGTTACGTTGTGATGCAATTAAACAGACCAACAACACGATCAGTATAAGTGGACATGTGACGGCCAGTATAATGCATGACCTGCCGCATGTAAAACCGGCCACATGTATGCTCATAGCATCCTGTT from Bactrocera oleae isolate idBacOlea1 chromosome 3, idBacOlea1, whole genome shotgun sequence includes the following:
- the cl gene encoding thioredoxin domain-containing protein 17 isoform X2, with translation MVIQHNVKGYDEFTKLVEELESNADGQPIHVLFSGGKDENGQSWCPYCVKAEPVVHDALPKAAEKSHFIHVDVGERAYWKDLNCPFRKDPNTHLIFLPTLLRWKSPQRLDGERVSNKDLVEMIFEDED
- the cl gene encoding thioredoxin domain-containing protein 17 isoform X1 — protein: MVIQHNVKGYDEFTKLVEELESNADGQPIHVLFSGGKDENGQSWCPYCVKAEPVVHDALPKAAEKSHFIHVDVGERAYWKDPNCPFRTDPRLKMVWVPTLMRWKTPLRIDSENVTKKDLVDMIFDEPVEK
- the mEFG1 gene encoding elongation factor G, mitochondrial, translating into MTIFTRIIASNLPKRIGALKTLQQCGYCTHLKYSEHKPIERIRNIGISAHIDSGKTTLTERILFYTGRIAQMHEVRGKDNVGATMDSMELERQRGITIQSAATYTIWKDYNINIIDTPGHVDFTVEVERALRVLDGAVLVLCAVGGVQSQTLTVNRQMKRYNVPCLAFINKLDRMGANPYRVLSHMRSKMNHNAAFIQLPIGVESNCKGIIDLVTERAIYFEGNHGMELRYDEIPKDMRAESVDRRQELIEHLSNVDEKLGELFLEEKTPTEADIKSAIRRTCINRTFTPVMVGTALKNKGVQPLLDGVLDYLPNPGEVENVAFIEKEAEEPEKVVLNPARDGKDPFVSLAFKLEAGRFGQLTYLRCYQGKLQKGDNIFNARTNKKVRVARLVRLHSNNMEDVNEVYAGDIFALFGVDCASGDTFITDPKGNISMESIFVPEPVVSMAIKPNNAKDRDNFAKAVARFTKEDPTFHFFYDPDVKETLVSGMGELHLEIYAQRMEREYGCPVTLGKPKVAFRETLVSACEFDYLHKKQSGGSGQYARIIGVMEPLPSDQNTVLEFVDDTMGTNVPKQFVPGVEKGFREMAERGMLSGHKLSGIRFRLQDGGHHIVDSSELAFMMAAHGAVKDVFQSGSWQILEPIMMVEVTAPEEFQGAVMGQLSKRHGIITGTDGAEGWFTVYAEVPLNDMFGYAGELRSSTQGKGEFTMEYSRYAPCLPDVQEQIVRQYQESQGLGQEKKKKKN